The Pararhizobium sp. IMCC21322 sequence CACGATCACCGCATAGTTGAAACCGCTTCAACCCCTTTTAGACCCCCGATTTTTAGCTAATCAAATATAGCTGACGCCTGAAATGGCGTCTGATCCGATTAGTATAAAATTATAGGGTATATCATGCTTACAAAGCGCAGTTTTGTGCTTGGCCTCGGGGCCATGGCATTTGCGCCTGCCGCACCGGCGATGGCGCATAACAAGTTTAAGCTACTTGAAAAATATCAACCGCAAACAGTTGGCTTTTCCGGCTATCCGCCGGGAACCATTATTGTCGATCCGCGTGCTTATTTTTTGTATCTGCAACTGGGTGACGACAAGGCTCGCAGATATGGTGTCGGTGTTGGTAAAGCAGGCCTGGCTTTTCGTGGAACCGCAACCATTGGCAGAAAAGCTAAATGGCCAAGCTGGACTCCGACATCCAACATGATCCGTCGAGAGCCAAGAAAATACGCAAAATTCGCTGGAGGTGTTCCCGGTGGGCCAGGAAATCCGCTGGGCGCTCGTGCGCTTTACCTCTATCGCGAGAATAGAGACACCATGTACCGGATTCACGGGACAACGGAACCCGCCTCGATTGGAATGTCCGTTTCAAATGGATGCATTCGCATGATCAATCAGCATGTTGAAGATCTTTATGAACGCGTACCGGTCGGCGCAAAGGTGGTGGTGCTATGATCGAGAAAACCCAGGAAGATCTAACGCTGA is a genomic window containing:
- a CDS encoding L,D-transpeptidase; the protein is MLTKRSFVLGLGAMAFAPAAPAMAHNKFKLLEKYQPQTVGFSGYPPGTIIVDPRAYFLYLQLGDDKARRYGVGVGKAGLAFRGTATIGRKAKWPSWTPTSNMIRREPRKYAKFAGGVPGGPGNPLGARALYLYRENRDTMYRIHGTTEPASIGMSVSNGCIRMINQHVEDLYERVPVGAKVVVL